ATGAGCATTCAGATAGGCTGCGGCCATCTCGGCAACCAGTTCTTCCTCGGCATAGACTTTGCGGGCGGTGTCGCCTGCTTCATCAATGCCTTTATTCTCAAGCAGGGACGTCCTGGCAAGCCGTGAGGCATGTCCGGTGCTGTGAGCTAGTTCATGAAAGAGGGTTGAGAAGAGCGCCACCTCACTGCTGAAAAAGCCGGGCTCCGGCATGTGGACGCTATCAGTAGCGGGGCGATAGCATGGGATTGCGCTGCCGTAGCGGATCACCGGGGGCTTTGGCATCCCGGCGATGATCTCGCGGGCGCGGTCGGTCCGTTCCGTCAGGGAAAGCTCGGGCAGGTTCTCCGGGGCAGGGAACTCGATGCCTTCGATCTGCGAGGCATGGAACACGGTGTAGCCTTTGAGGAAGCGGCGTGTTTCGGCTTCCTCCTCGTTCTGGGCTGGGGCGTCTTCATCCTGCTTCGTGTAGCTGCCATATTTGACAACAAGGGAACCGCGTTCGCCTTTGCGCACATGCCCGCCAAGCTCCTTGGCTTGAATGAAGGTGAGGAAGTAGGGCGAGGTGAAGCGGTGGCTTCCAAGCAAAAAGACGTTAATGCCCTGGTAGGCTTTGCCGGTGGAGAAATTGCGGGGGAATCCGACCTTAGAAAAATAAGGCGACTTCCAGGGGGCGATGCCCTGTTCAAGCTGGGTGATGATGCGGTCTGTTACTTGTTCATAGATGTCTGATGTCTTCATGTTAGTTCCTCCTGTTTCGGTTTTGCGAAAAGCACGCACGCGCGCGCAAAACCTGCCGACCAACTGCCGAAGGAACGGGCAGACAGTCATAGGGTGGGTTCAAAGGAGGGTGCCCTTTAGGGACAGCCTTTGGATGCCCTTGACGGGCTGAACGTCTGAAGGCTTCAGAGCCGCTGAGTGATGAAAAAAACGGGGCGGCGGCAATACCTGCCGTTAGGCAGGAAGGATCATCACGGGATGAAGTGAATGAGCAGTGGACGGCTTTGCCGGTAGCGTATCAGGCAGCTTCATCTGGTGATGCAGAGGGCTGCAATGGCGTGGGCTGGCTCTCCTGCGCGGTAGCGGTCTTGGAGAGACTGCCTTCGTCATGAGGTGGGAGAGGGCGTTACGGGACACTTCCCGTTAGAAAGGGTAGCGCCCCACGCAGTAGGCGCGAGGGAAAGGCTTTTCCCGCCGCCAGTTTGCTCACCCTATTTCAGAAGAACGCTGAAGTTTACAGCTACTTGGTGCATGGCTTCTTCGATTGATACCGCCCAAGATTTTGCCAGCCATTTGATGACATTTTGGGTATCCTGAGGCACTGCTATTTTTCTTCCCTCTCTAACAAACGGGCCGTCAGTCTCCGTGAGCACACGCGCCTTGGGAACA
This genomic window from Prosthecobacter fusiformis contains:
- a CDS encoding ArdC family protein gives rise to the protein MKTSDIYEQVTDRIITQLEQGIAPWKSPYFSKVGFPRNFSTGKAYQGINVFLLGSHRFTSPYFLTFIQAKELGGHVRKGERGSLVVKYGSYTKQDEDAPAQNEEEAETRRFLKGYTVFHASQIEGIEFPAPENLPELSLTERTDRAREIIAGMPKPPVIRYGSAIPCYRPATDSVHMPEPGFFSSEVALFSTLFHELAHSTGHASRLARTSLLENKGIDEAGDTARKVYAEEELVAEMAAAYLNAHAGIIEDELANSAAYLQSWINALKSKDAKGWVIRAASQAQKAANHILNIQPEVQP